A window from Aquabacterium sp. NJ1 encodes these proteins:
- a CDS encoding ABC transporter permease, with amino-acid sequence MRVANWAQAPIPHRDPRPAATPALTQVNGPTVILHDAPPPTRRATLPDTASRPGWLRAWLTRQWLPMLLGAVSIGAVLLMWDLATRYKLDLYIRFANIPTPAAVFEKLLEVNKSPQFMTNIGISVRRIMLGFVGAALSGMVLGLLIGRYRFVRMLTLPALEVLRPIPAIAWVPMSIMLWPDNEVSIVFITFIGAFFPILLNTIHGVEGIDPVLLRAARCLGCPERHMLWQIMLPAALPHIFTGLAVGMGVAWVSLIAAEMISGQFGIGYFTWEAYSLISYAEIALGMITIGVLGLLCSGAIRLAARMVMPWQASSSKGGA; translated from the coding sequence ATGCGCGTTGCCAACTGGGCGCAAGCCCCCATCCCTCACCGTGACCCGCGCCCCGCCGCCACGCCCGCACTGACACAGGTCAACGGGCCGACCGTGATCCTGCATGACGCGCCGCCACCCACACGTCGAGCCACACTGCCCGATACCGCTTCACGGCCAGGCTGGCTGCGCGCCTGGCTGACCCGGCAATGGCTACCCATGTTGCTGGGTGCTGTATCGATTGGCGCCGTGCTGCTCATGTGGGACCTGGCCACACGTTACAAGCTTGACCTCTACATCCGTTTCGCCAACATCCCCACACCTGCTGCCGTGTTCGAGAAACTGCTGGAGGTCAACAAGTCCCCGCAGTTCATGACCAACATCGGCATCAGCGTGCGCCGCATCATGCTGGGCTTTGTTGGCGCAGCCTTGTCGGGCATGGTCCTGGGACTGCTGATTGGCCGATACCGCTTCGTACGCATGCTGACCCTGCCCGCGCTCGAAGTGTTGCGCCCCATCCCCGCCATTGCCTGGGTGCCCATGTCCATCATGTTGTGGCCGGACAATGAAGTCAGCATCGTCTTCATCACCTTCATCGGCGCCTTCTTCCCCATCCTTCTCAACACCATCCACGGCGTGGAGGGCATCGACCCCGTGCTGCTGCGCGCCGCGCGCTGCCTGGGTTGCCCCGAGCGACACATGCTGTGGCAGATCATGCTGCCCGCCGCCCTGCCCCATATCTTTACCGGCCTGGCAGTGGGCATGGGTGTGGCCTGGGTCTCGCTGATCGCCGCCGAGATGATCTCGGGCCAGTTCGGCATTGGTTACTTCACCTGGGAAGCCTACTCGCTGATCTCTTATGCCGAGATCGCGCTGGGCATGATCACCATCGGCGTGCTGGGCCTGCTGTGCAGTGGCGCGATTCGACTGGCCGCACGCATGGTCATGCCCTGGCAGGCCAGTTCATCCAAAGGGGGCGCATGA
- a CDS encoding ABC transporter substrate-binding protein — MILPVTPIRFAARRAALALLGAAAMHLPTSARAGEVITLGIGTQNTTTNTVTGGIVIKELHLLEKYLPKTGKYKDITFKLDWQNATSGPPVTNGMIANKLQIGMMGDYPLMVNGATGQQNKGNETQLIAVIAYNAFGAGNGVVVHKDSPYYDLADLKGKTVSVPFGSAAHGMMLQAMQERGWGPDFWNLVSQSPEVGTTNLQERKIDAHGDFVPFAELLPYRGFARKIFDGVQTKVPTFHGVVVRKDFAEKYPEVVVAYIKALMDANDWVRKDPVAAATKIEEWTKIEKEVAYIFLGPGGIHTLDPTIKPRWIDTVKTAHGVLQKLGRVKDFDVDAWVNETYVRQAFKERGLDYDAQKQTLANYEVTGKDPICKQPITQPKEAGQIWLADSGVVSLSSAMCTLRGINHYEKLGKKVLVSYLYDKALGIKLFADKAFFALDNSDAKKPTLVPFLLKKDAEAHAARTKGRLVTYTEALAMTKAGG; from the coding sequence ATGATCCTGCCTGTAACCCCCATACGATTTGCCGCGCGTCGCGCTGCCCTCGCGCTGCTTGGTGCAGCCGCCATGCATCTGCCGACGTCGGCGCGCGCTGGCGAAGTGATCACCCTGGGCATCGGCACCCAGAACACCACCACCAACACGGTGACAGGCGGCATCGTGATCAAAGAGTTGCACTTGCTAGAGAAGTACCTGCCCAAGACAGGCAAGTACAAGGACATCACTTTCAAGCTCGACTGGCAGAACGCCACATCGGGCCCGCCCGTGACAAACGGCATGATCGCCAACAAGCTGCAGATCGGCATGATGGGCGACTACCCCTTGATGGTCAACGGCGCCACAGGCCAGCAAAACAAGGGCAACGAGACGCAGCTGATCGCGGTCATCGCCTACAACGCCTTTGGTGCGGGCAATGGCGTGGTCGTGCACAAAGACAGCCCCTACTACGACCTGGCCGACCTCAAGGGCAAGACGGTGTCCGTGCCGTTTGGCTCGGCTGCACACGGCATGATGCTGCAGGCCATGCAAGAGCGCGGCTGGGGCCCCGACTTCTGGAACCTGGTCAGCCAAAGCCCCGAAGTGGGCACCACCAATCTACAGGAACGCAAGATCGACGCACACGGCGATTTCGTACCCTTTGCGGAACTGCTGCCCTACCGCGGCTTTGCACGCAAGATCTTTGACGGCGTGCAGACCAAGGTGCCCACCTTCCATGGTGTGGTGGTGCGCAAGGACTTCGCCGAGAAGTACCCTGAAGTGGTCGTGGCCTACATCAAGGCCTTGATGGATGCCAACGACTGGGTGCGCAAGGACCCAGTGGCTGCGGCCACCAAGATCGAGGAGTGGACCAAGATTGAGAAAGAAGTGGCCTACATCTTCCTGGGCCCGGGCGGCATCCACACGCTGGACCCCACCATCAAGCCACGCTGGATCGACACCGTCAAGACCGCCCATGGCGTGCTGCAGAAGCTGGGCCGAGTCAAGGACTTCGACGTCGATGCCTGGGTCAACGAAACCTATGTCCGCCAGGCATTCAAGGAACGCGGCCTGGACTATGACGCCCAGAAGCAGACGCTGGCCAACTACGAGGTCACGGGCAAGGATCCAATCTGCAAACAGCCCATCACCCAACCCAAGGAGGCGGGCCAGATCTGGCTGGCTGACAGCGGCGTCGTGTCCTTGAGCTCTGCCATGTGCACACTGCGCGGCATCAACCACTACGAAAAGCTGGGCAAGAAAGTGCTCGTGTCCTATCTGTATGACAAGGCGCTGGGCATCAAGCTGTTTGCTGACAAGGCTTTCTTCGCGCTGGACAACAGCGATGCCAAAAAGCCCACGCTCGTGCCTTTCCTGCTCAAGAAGGATGCCGAAGCTCATGCTGCCAGAACCAAAGGCAGGCTGGTGACCTACACGGAAGCTTTGGCCATGACCAAAGCAGGAGGCTGA
- the fdxA gene encoding ferredoxin FdxA, whose protein sequence is MTHVVTNACIQCKYTDCVAVCPVDCFHEGPNFLVIDPLVCIDCGVCIAECPVDAIAEESDLRPDQMDFLVINADLAQTWPVITASQAPLPDADEWADKPDKRHLLITEAPA, encoded by the coding sequence ATGACCCACGTCGTCACCAATGCCTGCATCCAGTGCAAGTACACCGATTGTGTCGCTGTGTGCCCGGTCGACTGCTTTCATGAAGGGCCCAACTTCCTGGTCATCGACCCCCTCGTGTGCATCGACTGCGGCGTGTGCATCGCCGAGTGCCCGGTTGACGCGATTGCGGAAGAGTCCGATCTGAGGCCAGATCAGATGGACTTCCTGGTCATCAATGCCGACCTGGCCCAGACCTGGCCGGTGATCACCGCCTCGCAAGCGCCGCTACCCGACGCCGACGAATGGGCAGACAAGCCAGACAAGCGCCACTTGCTGATCACGGAGGCGCCCGCCTGA
- a CDS encoding HEAT repeat domain-containing protein: MQGHTIEDRLRHADAEVRRLAVIDLPYSDEVDDIAPLLTAALGDDSAVVRLEAAKALEGFEEPEVLTALVPLLKDSDEAVREAVAYTLAELKDVASSSALLPYLSDTDPWVQASAMHAVKALRAPAAMAPALAALQSPHAQVRREAVGVIAYLKQMQTIGALTQMAVHDEDADVRRAAVGALGFANGSSDVSVQPTLSRALGDSEWQVREEAANTMGKLGLLPGSASLIAAMEDAYWQVRLKAARALGRLKVKEALPALGQALEHPISNLRKEAVIALGELRDARAIPSLERALHDSDPDVRKLAKLALTQLSMPDPILSGAAS, translated from the coding sequence ATGCAAGGCCACACCATTGAAGACCGACTGCGCCATGCCGATGCCGAAGTGCGTCGTCTGGCCGTGATCGACCTGCCCTACAGCGACGAGGTCGATGACATCGCCCCCCTGTTGACAGCCGCCCTTGGCGACGACAGCGCCGTGGTACGTCTGGAGGCCGCCAAAGCCCTTGAAGGCTTTGAAGAGCCCGAGGTGCTGACTGCCCTTGTGCCCTTGCTCAAGGACAGCGACGAGGCCGTGCGCGAAGCCGTGGCCTACACACTGGCCGAGCTGAAGGATGTGGCTTCCAGCTCCGCGCTATTGCCCTATTTGAGCGATACCGACCCATGGGTACAGGCCTCTGCGATGCATGCCGTCAAGGCCTTGCGTGCGCCTGCTGCCATGGCACCCGCGCTGGCGGCCTTGCAAAGCCCACATGCACAGGTCAGGCGCGAGGCCGTGGGCGTGATCGCCTACCTCAAGCAAATGCAGACGATCGGCGCACTCACGCAGATGGCCGTGCACGACGAAGATGCCGATGTGCGCCGGGCCGCCGTGGGTGCCCTGGGTTTTGCCAACGGCAGCAGCGACGTCAGCGTACAGCCCACCTTGAGCCGCGCCTTGGGCGACAGCGAATGGCAGGTACGCGAAGAGGCCGCCAACACCATGGGCAAGCTGGGCCTGCTGCCCGGCAGCGCCAGCCTGATTGCGGCCATGGAGGATGCCTACTGGCAAGTGCGCCTCAAGGCTGCACGGGCGCTGGGCCGCCTCAAAGTCAAGGAAGCCTTGCCCGCATTGGGGCAGGCCCTCGAACACCCCATCAGCAACCTGCGCAAGGAAGCCGTGATCGCACTGGGCGAATTGCGCGACGCGCGCGCCATTCCATCGCTGGAACGCGCTTTGCATGACAGCGACCCGGACGTGCGCAAGCTGGCCAAGCTGGCTTTGACCCAGCTGAGCATGCCCGACCCAATCCTCTCGGGAGCCGCGTCATGA
- a CDS encoding ferredoxin family protein has product MSIAVTRTQAPVVVDQSKCIADKGCTVCVDVCPLDVLAIDMVSNKAFMKFDECWYCMPCEKDCPTGAVHVNIPYLVR; this is encoded by the coding sequence ATGAGTATCGCTGTCACCCGAACCCAAGCCCCCGTGGTCGTCGATCAGTCCAAGTGCATTGCCGACAAAGGCTGCACCGTCTGCGTGGACGTTTGCCCGCTGGATGTACTGGCCATCGACATGGTCAGCAACAAGGCCTTCATGAAGTTCGATGAATGCTGGTATTGCATGCCGTGCGAGAAGGACTGCCCAACCGGCGCCGTGCACGTCAACATCCCCTACCTCGTGCGCTGA
- a CDS encoding fumarate reductase/succinate dehydrogenase flavoprotein subunit, producing MDTIELEYDIVVVGGGTGGPMAAVKAKEKNPKLRVLLIDKANVKRSGAISMGMDGLNNAVIPGHATPEQYTKEITVANDGIVDQKGVYAYAANSFAMIEELDKWGIKFEKDETGDYAVRKVHHLGSYVLPMPEGHHMKRVLYRQLKKARVDITNRVVVTRVLTGPDGQACGIMGFDCRTADFYVIKAKAVIITTGAAGRLGLPASGYLWGTYENPTNCGEGHVMAYHAGAELTNLECFQINPLIKDYNGPACAYVTGPFGGYTANAEGQRFIECDYWSGQMMLEFFNELEGGRGPVFLKLDHLAEETIAEIEHILHTNERPSRGRFHEQRGNDYRKKMIEMHISEIGFCSGHSASGIYTNERGECSIPGLYAAGDCASIPHNYMLGAFVYGKFCGENAASYVADQAPAQLNTDAIAAEKARIAAPLNRSEGLTPFQVEYKTRRIVNDYLQPPKVTRKMEIALQRFDEIREDLDHMSADNPHELMRAMEAYAIRDCAELATRASLFRTESRWGLYHLCVDHPEKDDENWFCHSNVGKAANGDMVFRKREVEPYVVELNEQEKSAYQRLRVATPAQAA from the coding sequence ATGGACACGATCGAGCTGGAGTACGACATTGTTGTGGTCGGCGGTGGCACAGGCGGCCCGATGGCCGCTGTGAAAGCCAAAGAGAAGAACCCGAAGCTACGGGTGCTGCTGATCGACAAGGCCAATGTGAAGCGCAGCGGCGCCATCTCGATGGGCATGGATGGCCTCAACAACGCGGTGATACCGGGCCACGCCACGCCCGAGCAGTACACCAAAGAGATCACGGTGGCGAATGACGGCATCGTCGATCAAAAGGGCGTGTACGCCTACGCAGCTAACAGCTTCGCGATGATCGAAGAGCTGGACAAGTGGGGCATCAAGTTCGAAAAGGACGAGACCGGCGATTACGCCGTACGCAAGGTGCACCACCTGGGCAGCTATGTGCTGCCCATGCCCGAAGGCCACCACATGAAGCGGGTGCTGTACCGCCAACTCAAGAAGGCACGCGTGGACATCACCAACCGCGTGGTCGTGACCCGGGTTCTGACCGGGCCTGATGGCCAGGCCTGCGGCATCATGGGCTTCGATTGCCGCACCGCTGATTTCTACGTCATCAAGGCCAAGGCCGTGATCATCACGACGGGTGCAGCAGGCCGCCTGGGCCTGCCTGCATCGGGCTATCTTTGGGGCACCTACGAGAACCCCACCAATTGTGGCGAAGGCCATGTCATGGCCTATCACGCCGGGGCCGAGTTGACCAATCTGGAGTGCTTCCAGATCAACCCCCTCATCAAGGACTACAACGGCCCGGCCTGCGCCTACGTGACCGGCCCATTCGGTGGCTACACAGCCAATGCCGAAGGCCAGCGCTTCATCGAGTGCGACTACTGGAGCGGCCAGATGATGCTGGAGTTCTTCAACGAACTCGAAGGGGGTCGCGGCCCGGTCTTCTTGAAGCTCGATCACCTGGCCGAAGAGACCATTGCCGAGATCGAGCACATCCTGCATACCAACGAGCGGCCCAGCCGCGGGCGCTTCCACGAGCAACGCGGCAATGACTACCGCAAGAAGATGATCGAGATGCACATCTCGGAGATCGGCTTTTGCAGTGGTCACAGCGCATCAGGCATCTACACCAACGAGCGCGGCGAGTGTTCCATCCCCGGCCTGTATGCGGCGGGTGACTGCGCCAGCATCCCTCACAACTACATGCTGGGCGCCTTTGTATATGGCAAGTTCTGCGGCGAGAACGCGGCCAGCTATGTGGCCGACCAGGCACCAGCCCAATTGAACACCGATGCCATCGCGGCAGAGAAGGCCCGCATCGCCGCGCCACTCAATCGCAGCGAAGGCCTCACGCCTTTCCAGGTCGAGTACAAGACGCGCCGCATCGTCAACGATTACCTGCAGCCACCCAAGGTCACGCGCAAGATGGAGATAGCGCTGCAACGCTTTGACGAGATCCGCGAAGACCTGGATCACATGAGCGCCGATAACCCGCACGAACTGATGCGCGCCATGGAGGCCTACGCCATCCGTGACTGCGCCGAGCTGGCCACGCGCGCCTCGTTGTTCCGCACCGAAAGCCGCTGGGGCCTGTACCACCTGTGCGTGGACCATCCCGAGAAAGACGACGAGAACTGGTTCTGCCACAGCAATGTGGGCAAGGCAGCCAACGGCGACATGGTTTTTCGCAAACGCGAGGTTGAGCCTTATGTGGTCGAACTCAACGAACAAGAAAAGTCAGCCTACCAGCGCCTGCGGGTCGCCACACCCGCACAAGCCGCTTGA
- a CDS encoding GntR family transcriptional regulator has translation MTSLPKHPKTPAASVLQLSPAPLYAQIKEHLRERILDGTYKPHEQMPSESEMIASFGVSRITVRQALNDLQNEGLIFRIHGKGTFVSKPKAFQDLGKLQGFGEAMRQMGYETYSRVLSLRDVKPSAQVQERLQLGKRDKVCELQRLRFLNREPISLDISYVSVELGARLIKEDLATRDVFAIVENDYGILLGHADVQIGSMVADERLAEQLRVPDGSPVLFIERTTHTMDGQPFDYEHLYYRGDAFTYKVRVERTPLHPQD, from the coding sequence ATGACAAGTTTACCCAAACACCCCAAAACGCCGGCCGCGTCGGTGCTGCAACTGTCGCCTGCGCCTTTGTACGCGCAGATCAAAGAGCATCTGCGCGAGCGCATCCTCGACGGCACCTACAAGCCCCACGAGCAGATGCCATCGGAGAGCGAGATGATCGCGTCCTTCGGTGTCAGCCGCATCACAGTCAGACAGGCGCTTAATGACTTGCAAAACGAAGGCCTGATCTTCCGCATCCACGGCAAGGGCACCTTCGTTTCCAAGCCCAAGGCGTTTCAGGACCTGGGCAAGTTGCAAGGCTTCGGCGAGGCCATGCGCCAGATGGGCTACGAGACCTACTCGCGTGTACTGAGCCTGCGTGACGTCAAACCATCTGCGCAAGTGCAAGAGCGATTGCAACTGGGCAAGCGCGACAAGGTGTGCGAACTGCAACGCCTGCGCTTTCTGAACCGCGAGCCCATCTCACTGGACATCAGCTATGTGTCGGTCGAGTTGGGTGCGCGCCTGATCAAGGAAGACCTCGCCACACGAGATGTGTTTGCCATCGTCGAGAACGACTACGGCATCTTGCTGGGGCACGCCGACGTGCAGATCGGCTCGATGGTGGCTGACGAACGCCTGGCCGAACAACTGCGCGTGCCGGACGGCTCGCCCGTGCTGTTCATCGAGCGCACGACGCACACGATGGATGGCCAGCCCTTCGATTACGAGCACCTCTATTACCGAGGTGACGCATTCACCTACAAGGTCCGTGTCGAGCGGACACCCCTTCACCCCCAAGACTGA
- a CDS encoding GMC oxidoreductase, with product MGTTQLLVKYRATGTLPDLNEYGGTRWRSHGKIFMVRYVFTPMGTKTSVSPCTGIDALDHRKQQVYSPNFSMTQTPELGRFSFDAQTNQSVPQWPSSAKTEPVTSGHAVYDRINKANGATYNKRWLGGKTEEDNATCHPLGGCSLGLATGNLGEVKSCPGMYVMDSSMFPDSLVANPTLSTMAFAERSIERIIAQSR from the coding sequence ATGGGGACGACGCAGTTGCTGGTCAAGTACCGCGCGACAGGCACCTTGCCGGATCTCAACGAGTACGGGGGCACGCGTTGGCGTTCCCATGGCAAGATTTTCATGGTTCGCTACGTGTTCACGCCAATGGGCACCAAGACTTCGGTGTCGCCTTGTACTGGCATTGACGCGCTGGATCATCGCAAGCAGCAGGTGTACTCACCGAACTTCTCCATGACGCAGACGCCAGAATTGGGCAGGTTCAGTTTCGACGCTCAGACCAATCAGTCCGTTCCGCAGTGGCCCAGCAGTGCGAAGACCGAGCCGGTCACGAGCGGGCACGCCGTTTATGACCGCATCAACAAGGCCAACGGCGCTACGTACAACAAGCGTTGGCTTGGCGGCAAGACGGAAGAGGATAACGCCACTTGCCACCCACTGGGTGGTTGCTCGCTCGGCCTGGCTACGGGTAACCTCGGCGAGGTCAAGAGCTGCCCGGGCATGTACGTGATGGACTCGTCCATGTTCCCGGATTCACTGGTGGCAAACCCGACCTTGTCGACGATGGCGTTCGCAGAGCGCAGCATCGAGCGGATCATCGCGCAGTCGCGGTAA
- a CDS encoding DUF3149 domain-containing protein, which translates to MHAWIDFFTTDYGLMSLAVIAFMFVMLGYIYHYVAKHVKEDTERHDRLVREAHGG; encoded by the coding sequence ATGCACGCCTGGATTGACTTTTTCACCACCGACTATGGCCTGATGAGTCTGGCCGTGATTGCCTTCATGTTCGTGATGCTGGGCTACATCTACCACTACGTGGCCAAGCATGTGAAGGAAGACACCGAGCGCCACGACCGCCTGGTGCGCGAAGCCCATGGTGGTTGA
- a CDS encoding patatin-like phospholipase family protein, producing the protein MQAIRILSCRASRSLCLGLIGLALWATAQAQQGPQVLPSGTASATQGIPPVLNRPRIGLVLSGGGARGLAHVGVLKVLERERIPVDVIAGTSMGAIVGGLYASGLSAREVEAEVRKLDWDNVFASRVDRRELSQRRKEQDFEVSPLIEIGVGPDGLKAPIGSISSRGLESHLRRLTLSARHIKTFDDLPTPFRAVATDMESGQAVILKDGDLATALRSSMSVPGVFAPVEVNGRILGDGGLVNNTPVDVARQLGAQRLIVVNIGTPLAKRETLSSLTGVTAQMINILTEQNVRQSLATLTPQDVLIDPTLEGLTAADFNRAPEFMRLGELQAEAMVLRMQDLKLSEADYAAWKAQRVKRMTQAVPLTFVRFEGTQLTHPETRPDILQTQPGEVFDVAKAERDITVLAASGDYQRTDYRLVRTPDGKEGLVFDLKEKTWGPDYLQMGLDFSADNRGRSAFNLKLVHNRHWLDNAGTEWRNFLRLGTSPALGTELYRPTSWRLPDGLSGFMAGSLSTQRRTLSYYLDPDGELAAEVERSITSYNLDVGANWRELGEVRLGLVDEAWRDGPTLTSADYALARGDDAASRVARWRERGWRIKTVFDQLDNAFFPTHGWRVEGNWMQGRSLRRGDSPGPEGRVRHLELQAQTVHSWGTHTLNLGARLGLSDGVSPDIPRYGLGGFQMLSGYAPFQVSGQQIALLRLGYMVRLTDMALTRGLFLGSSFEVGNAWDKPEDVGRGKKRTGMSLYLGADTAFGPVYLAVVHSPVVGPTLMLFVGRP; encoded by the coding sequence ATGCAAGCCATTCGCATCCTGTCTTGTCGTGCCAGCCGTTCACTCTGCCTGGGCCTGATTGGCCTGGCCTTGTGGGCAACTGCGCAGGCACAGCAAGGGCCGCAGGTGCTGCCTTCCGGCACGGCCTCGGCAACCCAGGGCATCCCCCCTGTGCTGAACCGCCCGCGCATCGGCCTGGTGCTGTCGGGTGGCGGCGCGCGTGGCCTGGCCCACGTGGGCGTGCTCAAGGTGCTGGAGCGCGAGCGCATCCCCGTTGACGTGATCGCTGGCACCTCCATGGGTGCCATCGTGGGCGGGCTGTATGCCAGCGGCTTGTCGGCGCGCGAGGTCGAGGCCGAGGTGCGCAAGCTGGACTGGGACAATGTGTTCGCCAGCCGGGTGGACCGCCGCGAGCTGTCGCAGCGCCGCAAGGAGCAGGACTTCGAGGTCTCGCCGCTGATCGAGATCGGCGTGGGCCCGGATGGGCTCAAGGCCCCGATCGGCTCCATCTCCAGCCGAGGCCTGGAATCGCACCTGCGGCGCCTGACCTTGTCGGCCCGCCACATCAAGACCTTTGACGACCTGCCCACACCGTTTCGGGCGGTGGCCACGGACATGGAGTCCGGCCAGGCCGTGATCCTCAAGGACGGCGATCTGGCCACGGCCTTGCGTTCCAGCATGTCGGTGCCGGGTGTGTTCGCGCCCGTCGAGGTCAATGGCCGCATCCTGGGTGATGGCGGCCTGGTCAACAACACGCCGGTGGATGTGGCCCGGCAACTGGGCGCGCAGCGCCTCATCGTGGTCAACATCGGCACGCCCCTGGCCAAGCGCGAGACCTTGTCCTCGCTGACCGGGGTGACGGCCCAGATGATCAACATCCTGACCGAGCAGAACGTGCGCCAGAGCCTGGCCACGCTCACGCCGCAGGACGTGCTGATCGACCCCACGCTGGAAGGCCTGACGGCAGCCGACTTCAACCGCGCGCCCGAATTCATGCGGCTGGGCGAGTTGCAGGCCGAGGCCATGGTGCTGCGCATGCAGGACCTCAAGCTCAGCGAGGCTGACTACGCGGCCTGGAAGGCGCAACGCGTCAAGCGCATGACCCAGGCGGTGCCGCTGACCTTCGTGCGCTTCGAGGGCACGCAGCTGACGCATCCTGAAACTCGCCCCGACATTCTGCAGACGCAGCCCGGTGAAGTGTTCGATGTGGCCAAGGCTGAGCGCGACATCACCGTGCTGGCGGCTTCTGGCGACTACCAGCGCACCGACTACCGGCTGGTGCGCACCCCGGATGGCAAGGAAGGCCTGGTCTTTGACCTCAAGGAAAAGACCTGGGGGCCGGACTACCTGCAGATGGGCCTGGATTTCAGTGCCGACAACCGCGGGCGCAGCGCGTTCAACCTCAAGCTGGTGCACAACCGTCACTGGCTGGACAACGCGGGCACCGAATGGCGCAACTTCCTGCGCCTGGGCACCTCGCCCGCGCTGGGCACCGAGCTGTATCGCCCCACCAGCTGGCGCTTGCCGGACGGGCTCAGCGGTTTCATGGCCGGCTCGTTGTCGACGCAGCGGCGCACGCTGTCTTACTACCTGGACCCGGATGGCGAGCTGGCCGCCGAGGTCGAACGCAGCATCACCAGCTACAACCTGGACGTCGGTGCCAACTGGCGCGAGCTGGGCGAGGTGCGCCTGGGACTGGTCGACGAGGCCTGGCGTGATGGCCCGACGCTGACCTCGGCCGACTATGCCTTGGCGCGCGGTGACGATGCGGCCTCGCGTGTGGCCCGCTGGCGCGAGCGCGGCTGGCGCATCAAGACCGTGTTCGACCAGCTGGACAACGCCTTCTTCCCCACGCATGGCTGGCGTGTGGAGGGCAACTGGATGCAGGGCCGCAGCCTGCGCCGGGGTGATTCACCAGGCCCTGAAGGGCGTGTGCGGCACCTGGAGTTGCAGGCACAGACGGTACACAGCTGGGGCACGCACACGCTCAACCTGGGCGCCAGGCTGGGCCTGTCTGATGGCGTCAGCCCGGACATCCCGCGTTATGGCCTGGGTGGCTTCCAGATGCTGTCGGGCTATGCGCCCTTCCAGGTCAGCGGCCAGCAGATTGCCTTGCTGCGCCTGGGCTACATGGTCCGCCTGACGGACATGGCGCTCACACGCGGCCTGTTTTTGGGCAGCAGCTTTGAAGTGGGCAATGCCTGGGACAAGCCCGAGGACGTGGGCCGGGGCAAGAAGCGCACCGGCATGAGCCTGTACCTGGGCGCGGACACGGCCTTCGGGCCGGTGTACCTGGCCGTGGTGCACAGCCCCGTGGTGGGGCCGACCTTGATGCTCTTCGTCGGCCGGCCCTGA